In Coleofasciculus chthonoplastes PCC 7420, the following proteins share a genomic window:
- a CDS encoding VIT domain-containing protein: MLNPSTHLLIIEDDKGRKEYTLEESVYSLGRDPQCDIRLYSMFISRHHATLVRQVRDDGSYVYKVVDGNAKGQQSANGLLVNEKKCQVHELEDEDEIVFGPNVSAQYYLLEKSGQWKMKYKTKKTKSTVLPQPPQFGGLYVQSETGNPLVFPLKHTDVQAKVTGNVSRVEVTQTFENPFSTPLEATYIFPLPNEAAVDDMEIRIGDRTNKGNIKKRQEAVAIYEQAKKQGRTAGLLEQERANIFTQSLANIQPGEQIDVIIRYTDSLKFTGGSYEFVFPMVVGARYIPGTTIDENTLGGGSAPAPMTLNKDTDLVPDASRLNAPILPPGTRSGHNINVTVDIEAGVEIKEVHSPSHQIQIERQDQGMRVTLSRRDTIPNKDLILRYQVAGDRTQTTVLSQADTRGGHFAVYLIPAIEYNPHQLVPKDVVFLIDTSGSQSGEPLNKCQELMRRFINGLNPHDTFTIIDFSDTTRQLSPVPLANTVQNRNSAMNYINQLNASGGTQLRRGIQAVLNFPEVDPGRLRSIVLLTDGYIGNENQILAEVQRHLKLGNRLHSFGAGSSVNRFLLNRIAEIGRGISRIVRYDEPTEEVAEQFFGQINNPVLTNIQLYWQGEGEPPIIYPATPPDLFAEQPLVLFGCKKDALPGRLEVTGTIAGGQQYQQSFELNFEETGNPAIAQLWGRNRIKDLMNQMVQGETKVGVETVTDTALTYQLLSQYTAFIAVSDEVRVNPNNHSVSVQVPVEMPEGISYQGIFGDVEVEATDDFDFCEMAFCEFDDGFSSAAQDEFDITLISPNMMELDELDEEWSPTPEPAPSTTQKMKSTAKAPLPKAESTPNRLQIVSASGLNEDAIARLTQRLQSIQLSPNVSGFLVFEFYISKRRIQQLTINEKASSVKDQTVIEAIRRSLLTWHSPQATVDNVCLVIGIQP, encoded by the coding sequence ATGCTAAATCCATCCACCCATTTGTTGATTATTGAAGACGACAAGGGGCGCAAAGAATATACCTTGGAAGAATCAGTCTACTCCCTAGGTAGAGATCCACAATGCGATATCCGCCTCTACTCAATGTTTATATCTCGCCACCATGCAACATTAGTTCGACAAGTTAGAGACGATGGCAGTTATGTTTACAAAGTTGTTGATGGTAATGCCAAAGGTCAGCAAAGTGCTAATGGACTATTAGTTAATGAAAAAAAATGTCAAGTCCATGAGCTTGAAGATGAAGATGAGATTGTTTTTGGTCCCAATGTCAGTGCGCAATACTACCTACTTGAAAAATCAGGTCAATGGAAAATGAAATATAAGACCAAGAAGACTAAATCAACCGTTCTACCCCAACCTCCCCAATTTGGTGGGTTATACGTTCAATCTGAAACAGGAAACCCGCTAGTCTTTCCCCTGAAGCATACTGACGTACAAGCCAAGGTGACAGGAAATGTCTCGCGGGTGGAGGTGACACAAACCTTTGAGAATCCTTTTTCCACTCCCCTAGAAGCTACCTATATCTTCCCCTTACCCAATGAAGCGGCTGTCGATGATATGGAGATTCGCATCGGCGATCGCACAAATAAGGGTAACATCAAAAAACGCCAAGAAGCAGTAGCCATTTACGAACAAGCCAAAAAACAAGGACGCACCGCCGGATTGCTGGAACAGGAACGGGCTAACATTTTTACTCAATCCCTGGCTAATATCCAACCCGGTGAGCAAATTGATGTGATTATTCGCTACACCGATAGCCTAAAATTTACCGGGGGAAGTTACGAGTTTGTCTTTCCTATGGTAGTAGGAGCTCGTTATATTCCTGGAACCACGATTGATGAGAATACTCTAGGTGGGGGTTCAGCACCTGCACCAATGACCCTAAATAAAGACACCGATTTAGTGCCAGATGCGTCTCGCTTAAATGCGCCAATTTTACCCCCTGGAACTCGTTCTGGACATAATATTAATGTGACTGTAGACATTGAGGCTGGGGTTGAGATTAAAGAGGTACATTCTCCCTCCCATCAGATTCAAATTGAACGCCAAGACCAGGGGATGCGAGTCACCCTATCTCGCCGAGACACGATTCCCAATAAAGACCTAATTTTACGCTATCAAGTCGCAGGCGATCGCACACAAACCACAGTTCTCTCTCAAGCCGATACTCGTGGCGGACATTTTGCGGTTTATTTGATTCCAGCGATTGAGTATAACCCCCATCAATTGGTTCCCAAAGATGTGGTGTTTTTGATTGATACCTCAGGTTCTCAAAGTGGTGAACCCTTAAACAAATGTCAAGAATTAATGCGCCGCTTTATCAACGGACTCAATCCCCACGATACGTTCACCATTATCGATTTCTCGGATACTACCCGCCAACTTTCACCCGTTCCCTTGGCAAATACAGTACAAAACCGCAACAGCGCCATGAATTATATTAATCAGTTAAACGCCAGTGGCGGAACTCAACTGAGGCGGGGAATTCAGGCGGTGCTAAATTTTCCAGAGGTTGATCCGGGACGGTTACGGAGTATTGTATTACTAACTGATGGCTATATTGGCAACGAAAATCAAATCCTGGCAGAAGTCCAACGCCATTTAAAATTAGGAAATCGCTTGCACAGTTTTGGTGCAGGAAGTTCGGTTAATCGTTTTCTCCTGAATCGAATTGCTGAAATTGGACGGGGAATTTCCCGGATTGTCCGCTATGATGAGCCGACTGAAGAAGTTGCTGAACAGTTCTTCGGGCAAATTAATAATCCAGTGCTGACGAATATTCAATTGTACTGGCAAGGCGAGGGTGAACCTCCCATCATTTATCCGGCGACGCCACCTGATTTATTTGCTGAACAGCCGTTAGTCCTATTTGGATGCAAAAAAGACGCTCTACCTGGAAGGCTAGAAGTGACAGGAACGATTGCTGGAGGACAGCAGTACCAGCAGAGTTTTGAGCTTAACTTTGAGGAGACAGGAAATCCTGCGATTGCCCAACTTTGGGGTCGTAACCGGATTAAAGACTTGATGAATCAAATGGTGCAGGGAGAGACAAAAGTTGGTGTAGAAACTGTCACGGATACGGCTTTAACTTATCAACTCTTGTCTCAATATACCGCTTTTATTGCTGTCAGTGATGAAGTGCGCGTCAATCCCAATAATCATTCTGTTTCTGTACAAGTTCCCGTGGAAATGCCGGAAGGGATCAGCTATCAGGGAATTTTTGGCGATGTCGAAGTAGAAGCAACCGATGATTTTGATTTTTGTGAGATGGCTTTTTGTGAGTTTGATGATGGTTTTTCGTCAGCAGCACAAGACGAGTTTGATATCACCCTGATCAGTCCCAATATGATGGAACTCGATGAACTCGATGAGGAATGGAGTCCTACCCCTGAGCCAGCGCCATCGACAACTCAAAAGATGAAATCGACTGCAAAAGCTCCGCTTCCAAAAGCTGAGTCTACCCCGAATCGCCTACAAATTGTTAGTGCATCTGGATTGAACGAAGATGCGATCGCGCGTTTAACTCAACGTCTACAATCAATCCAGTTATCCCCAAATGTTAGCGGGTTTCTCGTCTTCGAGTTCTACATTAGCAAACGTCGTATACAACAGCTCACGATTAATGAGAAAGCCTCATCGGTAAAGGATCAGACGGTAATAGAAGCAATTCGGCGATCGCTTCTGACTTGGCATTCCCCTCAAGCAACTGTCGATAACGTTTGCCTAGTAATAGGGATTCAGCCATAA
- a CDS encoding ABC transporter ATP-binding protein, whose protein sequence is MKTRSHYWQLLPYLRPQRVTIGQALACTVGFVAVWPLLAWLAGRIAAYVGQGNVDAIAQVAGFAALIFLGQKLAQYGQDTLMAKAALSITLDLRKNVYAHLQTLSLDYFETTRTGDLSYRLTEDIDRIGEVVNKFFHQFLPSVLQLIAVFAYVVYLNWQLTLGIVLIAPLMGLLIGWFGERMRQFSRRSQNRVSDLSALLIEVFSGIRLVQAFAAEDYTLERFSQEAEHNRNAKYAAERLKAIQFPVVGFLEAMCLLLVFLLGGWQIAQGNLTGSEFVSYGAAVAMLIDPIAIVTSNYNEFKQGEASVDRIFELFAIVPTVIEKEGAMILPPVTGKVEYRQISFAYTQAQENLERAGFDETLSSIAKDQDAPWHVSTGKTPWVLKDLSFLAQPGDAIALVGASGAGKTTLVNLLPRFYDPQAGEILIDGINIRDVTLKSLRRQIGIVPQETTLFSGTIAQNIAFGQKDFDLEAVQDAAKIANAHQFIIQFSQGYHTWVGERGINLSGGQRQRIAIARAVLLNPSILILDEATSALDSESEALVQEALERIMKERTVFIIAHRLTTVRRADRILVMEQGQIIESGTHAELLEREGRYARFYAQQFT, encoded by the coding sequence TTGAAAACCCGTTCTCATTACTGGCAACTGTTGCCTTATCTTCGCCCTCAAAGAGTTACCATTGGGCAAGCCTTAGCTTGTACTGTGGGATTTGTCGCCGTGTGGCCCCTCTTGGCTTGGTTAGCGGGGCGGATTGCGGCTTATGTAGGACAAGGGAATGTTGACGCGATCGCACAAGTTGCCGGATTTGCTGCTTTAATTTTCTTGGGTCAGAAGCTGGCACAGTATGGGCAAGACACCCTAATGGCAAAGGCGGCTTTGTCGATTACACTGGATTTGCGGAAAAATGTCTACGCCCACCTGCAAACCCTGAGTTTGGACTACTTTGAAACCACTAGAACCGGGGACTTATCCTATCGACTCACTGAGGATATTGACCGCATTGGCGAGGTGGTAAACAAGTTCTTTCACCAGTTTCTCCCTAGCGTCTTACAGTTGATTGCGGTCTTCGCTTATGTGGTTTACCTGAATTGGCAACTTACCCTGGGTATTGTACTCATTGCCCCACTGATGGGTCTATTAATTGGCTGGTTTGGCGAACGGATGCGCCAATTTTCCCGGCGGAGTCAAAATCGGGTGTCGGATTTATCGGCGTTGCTGATTGAAGTCTTTAGTGGGATTCGGTTAGTTCAAGCGTTTGCGGCTGAAGATTACACATTAGAGCGATTTAGTCAAGAGGCAGAACATAATCGAAACGCCAAGTATGCGGCGGAACGGTTAAAGGCGATTCAGTTTCCGGTGGTGGGGTTTCTGGAGGCGATGTGCCTGTTATTGGTATTTTTACTAGGGGGATGGCAAATTGCCCAAGGTAACTTAACTGGGAGTGAATTTGTCAGCTACGGGGCGGCGGTTGCCATGCTCATTGATCCGATCGCGATCGTTACTAGCAACTATAACGAATTTAAGCAGGGTGAGGCATCGGTTGATCGCATCTTTGAACTGTTTGCGATTGTGCCAACGGTGATCGAAAAAGAGGGGGCGATGATTCTACCCCCGGTTACGGGTAAAGTCGAATATCGTCAGATTAGCTTTGCCTACACTCAAGCCCAAGAGAACTTGGAAAGGGCGGGGTTTGACGAAACATTATCATCAATCGCCAAAGATCAAGACGCGCCATGGCACGTCTCTACAGGTAAAACGCCTTGGGTGCTGAAAGACTTAAGTTTTCTTGCCCAGCCAGGAGATGCGATCGCACTGGTTGGGGCATCGGGTGCGGGTAAAACAACATTAGTTAATTTACTCCCCCGTTTCTATGATCCGCAAGCCGGAGAAATCCTGATTGATGGGATTAATATCCGAGACGTTACCCTCAAAAGCCTACGGCGACAAATTGGCATTGTTCCCCAGGAAACCACCTTATTTTCTGGCACAATTGCTCAAAATATTGCTTTTGGTCAAAAGGACTTTGACTTAGAAGCCGTCCAAGATGCCGCCAAAATCGCCAATGCCCACCAATTTATTATCCAATTCTCCCAAGGGTATCACACCTGGGTTGGAGAGCGGGGGATTAACCTATCTGGAGGACAACGACAACGGATTGCGATCGCGCGGGCGGTTCTCCTGAATCCCAGTATTCTTATCTTAGATGAAGCCACCTCCGCCTTGGATTCAGAATCAGAAGCCTTAGTCCAAGAGGCATTAGAACGGATTATGAAAGAGCGTACCGTGTTTATCATCGCCCATCGCCTCACCACGGTGCGCCGCGCTGACCGAATTTTGGTGATGGAACAGGGACAGATTATCGAGTCAGGAACCCATGCCGAATTGTTAGAGCGAGAGGGACGTTATGCGCGATTCTATGCTCAACAGTTTACTTAG
- a CDS encoding Uma2 family endonuclease, producing MSTEMTQTPSSPTPPVVDWEPQMPPTDLIFDDGEPLESNRHRIAMNLLIQLTHQALAQREDYFVGGNMFIYYSRTQARNRDFRGPDFFVVLNVDGSRSRQGWVVWDEEGRYPDVIIELMSASTANADIGAKKDIYEGTFRTPDYFVFDPFNPDSLQGWRLDANFRYQPLVPNESGWLWCETLGLWLGIWQGTISRETAPWLRFYDSEGNLVLLPEEAERQRAESEHQRAETERQRAESERQRAESERQRAERLAARLRELGEDPDN from the coding sequence ATGTCAACGGAAATGACTCAAACTCCGAGTTCCCCAACACCTCCCGTGGTGGATTGGGAACCCCAAATGCCACCCACTGATTTAATTTTTGATGATGGAGAACCCTTGGAAAGTAACCGCCACCGCATTGCCATGAATCTGTTGATTCAGTTAACCCACCAAGCCTTGGCACAGCGCGAGGATTACTTTGTGGGTGGCAATATGTTCATTTATTATAGTCGCACCCAGGCACGAAATCGGGACTTCCGAGGACCGGATTTTTTTGTGGTATTGAATGTGGATGGAAGCCGTTCTCGCCAAGGTTGGGTAGTCTGGGATGAAGAAGGGCGTTACCCGGATGTAATTATTGAACTGATGTCGGCGTCTACAGCCAATGCGGATATTGGGGCAAAAAAGGATATTTACGAAGGAACCTTTAGAACACCCGATTATTTCGTGTTTGACCCGTTTAATCCCGATTCTTTACAAGGATGGCGGTTGGATGCCAATTTCCGTTATCAACCGTTGGTTCCGAATGAGTCAGGATGGTTATGGTGCGAAACCTTAGGCTTATGGTTAGGAATTTGGCAAGGAACAATAAGCCGAGAAACAGCACCGTGGTTACGATTTTATGACTCAGAGGGTAATTTAGTTTTATTACCCGAAGAAGCTGAACGTCAGCGGGCTGAATCTGAACATCAACGGGCAGAAACTGAACGCCAACGGGCTGAATCTGAACGCCAACGGGCTGAATCTGAACGCCAACGCGCCGAACGTTTAGCCGCACGATTGCGGGAGTTAGGAGAAGACCCAGATAATTAA
- a CDS encoding DUF3386 family protein: MTQQLQHRIICWSLSLIIASISCVFGLPASVNAQSISNTHPTQIATVSASEAFRNAYNQRYTWDKNFPGYSAEVSITHQGDIDQGIVRVQPDLSVDVINVEPEDLRELVANTVKMEIIHRRQIPFEQLHGNNDFELKGKDEYGALKINEMGDNSYYKVKGDVITQVNRSFGDVAVTVDTLGTTKTPEGYLVSHFKTTFCDAQTDEVLEKEDVRDFHEKVGNYYLLTNRTIRYAKEENPEEKPVADTRIRFNDIQPL; encoded by the coding sequence ATGACACAGCAATTACAGCATCGCATCATCTGTTGGAGTTTAAGTTTAATTATCGCTAGTATTAGCTGCGTCTTTGGACTACCTGCAAGTGTAAATGCTCAGTCTATCTCAAACACTCATCCAACTCAAATCGCTACAGTATCAGCCAGCGAAGCGTTTCGCAATGCATACAATCAGCGCTATACCTGGGATAAAAATTTTCCAGGTTATTCTGCAGAGGTTTCGATTACGCACCAGGGAGATATTGACCAGGGAATCGTTCGGGTTCAACCGGATTTAAGTGTGGATGTCATTAATGTTGAACCGGAAGATTTACGTGAGTTGGTCGCTAATACGGTTAAGATGGAAATCATTCACCGTCGCCAGATACCATTTGAACAGTTACATGGAAACAATGACTTTGAGTTAAAGGGGAAAGACGAGTATGGGGCGTTAAAAATTAATGAGATGGGTGATAATTCATACTATAAGGTTAAAGGAGATGTAATCACTCAAGTAAATCGTAGCTTTGGAGATGTAGCCGTAACCGTTGACACCCTAGGTACGACTAAAACGCCAGAGGGGTATTTAGTCAGTCACTTTAAAACCACGTTTTGCGATGCCCAAACCGATGAAGTTCTGGAAAAAGAAGATGTGCGAGATTTTCATGAAAAGGTGGGCAACTACTATTTGTTAACGAACCGGACGATTCGATATGCAAAGGAAGAAAATCCGGAAGAAAAACCTGTGGCAGATACAAGAATTCGGTTTAATGATATTCAGCCGTTGTAA
- a CDS encoding class I SAM-dependent methyltransferase encodes MIEWDRVAELYDIYVQSDIDISFFIRETRNVSGQVLELMAGTGRVSIPLLDAGVSLVCVDASAQMLAVLQKKLAQKGLSARIQRADVRELNLQECFDLAIIPFNSFSELLSKKDQESTLQSIHNHLREGGRLICTLHNPNVRLKLVDGSLRLEGTYSLEKQQLLFWGLEKQQPNHCIVDRTQFYEIYDHHGFLQSKRLLNMQFCLIQKQDFEEMAQKAGYKIVALYGDYSYSEFNSETSPSMIFILQKGCNSNS; translated from the coding sequence ATGATTGAGTGGGATCGAGTCGCTGAGTTGTATGATATCTATGTCCAGAGTGATATCGATATTTCCTTCTTTATTCGAGAAACCCGTAACGTCTCCGGTCAAGTTCTCGAATTGATGGCAGGAACGGGGCGTGTCTCGATTCCTTTATTAGACGCTGGTGTTTCTCTGGTTTGTGTGGATGCTTCAGCGCAAATGTTAGCTGTTCTGCAAAAGAAGCTGGCACAAAAGGGGTTGTCGGCTAGGATTCAGCGGGCTGATGTGCGAGAGTTGAACCTGCAAGAGTGTTTTGATTTAGCGATTATTCCGTTCAATTCGTTTTCGGAACTGTTGTCAAAGAAAGACCAAGAGAGTACACTCCAATCAATTCACAACCATTTGCGTGAAGGTGGGCGACTTATCTGTACTTTACATAATCCTAATGTCCGGTTAAAATTGGTCGATGGTTCTCTGCGTTTAGAGGGAACGTACAGTCTGGAAAAGCAACAACTCCTGTTCTGGGGACTGGAAAAACAGCAACCGAATCACTGTATTGTTGATCGCACTCAGTTCTACGAAATCTATGATCACCATGGGTTTTTGCAATCTAAGCGCCTCCTGAATATGCAGTTTTGCCTGATCCAAAAGCAAGACTTTGAGGAAATGGCGCAGAAAGCGGGTTACAAAATAGTGGCTTTGTATGGTGATTATTCTTATTCAGAATTCAACAGTGAAACCAGTCCTTCTATGATTTTTATTTTGCAGAAAGGTTGTAACTCTAATTCTTAG
- a CDS encoding dual specificity protein phosphatase family protein, translated as MTEFLANNLPKIWIASYSEASQLLTSETGDAIAHIISIGEPGSTPPTGYTQVPHRLRLEFDDIVALNHHEPDYVLATSEHIRQVIDFVPIISQEGGDVLIHCQAGISRSAAIALTIYAILLGAGQEEEALSLVLENRPQAVPNIWIAQLADEALGRNGKLAQVAQMHEDWYFE; from the coding sequence GTGACTGAATTTCTAGCAAACAATCTACCGAAGATATGGATTGCTTCCTATTCCGAAGCCAGCCAACTTCTCACGTCCGAGACAGGAGACGCGATCGCGCATATCATCTCAATTGGCGAACCCGGTAGTACCCCTCCCACAGGTTACACCCAAGTTCCTCACCGATTACGGTTAGAGTTTGATGATATTGTGGCTTTAAATCATCATGAACCCGACTATGTTTTAGCTACATCTGAGCATATTCGTCAAGTCATTGACTTCGTACCGATAATTTCCCAGGAAGGCGGAGATGTTCTCATCCATTGCCAAGCCGGGATCAGCCGATCCGCCGCGATCGCTTTAACCATTTATGCCATCCTCTTGGGGGCGGGTCAAGAGGAGGAAGCCTTATCCCTAGTTCTAGAAAACAGACCTCAAGCCGTACCGAATATTTGGATTGCCCAATTAGCCGATGAAGCCTTAGGTCGAAATGGCAAATTGGCACAAGTCGCCCAAATGCATGAAGACTGGTATTTTGAGTAA
- a CDS encoding HD domain-containing protein: MKLSQRFTDALTFATELHANQTRKGNGVPYIAHLLAVSSIALEYGANEEEAIAALLHDAIEDQGGAATREEIRRRFGDTITEIVDGCTDADTTPKPPWRQRKEAYIAHIPTASASVRLVSAADKLHNAWSILKDYRILGDNLWQRFHGGKDGTLWYYRALIDAFRTQESTPIIDELDRVVSELELLAGVADKNSEC; encoded by the coding sequence ATGAAACTCTCCCAACGGTTTACCGACGCCTTAACCTTTGCTACTGAACTGCACGCCAACCAAACCCGTAAAGGGAATGGCGTTCCCTACATCGCCCACCTGTTAGCCGTTTCTAGTATTGCCTTAGAATATGGGGCAAATGAAGAGGAAGCGATCGCGGCGCTTCTCCATGATGCCATTGAAGACCAAGGCGGTGCAGCAACCCGTGAGGAAATTCGCCGCCGCTTTGGGGATACAATTACTGAGATCGTAGATGGGTGTACCGACGCTGACACCACACCTAAACCCCCTTGGCGTCAGCGCAAAGAAGCTTATATTGCCCATATTCCCACCGCCTCAGCTTCGGTGCGTTTGGTCTCTGCTGCCGATAAGCTGCATAATGCTTGGTCAATTCTTAAAGATTATCGCATTTTAGGAGATAATTTATGGCAACGCTTTCATGGGGGTAAAGACGGTACACTTTGGTATTACCGGGCTTTGATAGACGCCTTTCGTACCCAGGAATCTACGCCAATCATTGACGAATTGGATCGGGTGGTGAGTGAATTAGAATTATTAGCAGGTGTAGCTGACAAGAATTCTGAGTGTTGA
- a CDS encoding pentapeptide repeat-containing protein, protein MKPILLTTAAIFTAITLNTSAFAENLQNIQKVLSTKTCPGCDLTDAGLVMAELVGANLSGADLSRANLSRANLTGADLTGANLSGASLNGANLTGANLSGAILVGTDLRDAYLVNAQLFGTDLSSAYIQGTIGLPEYAGTPEDFYAWGVIEAERGNYQAAIEHYNQALNLKADFAPAYLARGIAQFRLSNHGGAIQDAEVASQLFTTQENPVGFQASQNLIAMVEIAQNPPEVRSRPSFGNALVGIGSLLLRFLSPF, encoded by the coding sequence ATGAAACCAATCCTGCTAACCACGGCTGCTATTTTCACCGCCATCACTCTGAATACCAGCGCCTTCGCCGAAAATCTGCAAAATATCCAAAAGGTACTCTCCACCAAAACCTGTCCCGGCTGTGATCTCACCGATGCAGGTTTAGTCATGGCAGAATTAGTCGGGGCAAACTTGAGTGGGGCAGATTTGAGTCGCGCTAATCTGAGTCGGGCAAATTTGACGGGGGCGGATCTCACTGGCGCAAATCTTAGTGGCGCGTCTCTCAATGGCGCGAACTTAACTGGGGCAAATCTTAGTGGCGCTATTTTAGTGGGAACGGATCTCAGAGATGCGTATCTGGTTAATGCACAACTGTTTGGTACGGATCTCAGTAGCGCTTATATTCAAGGAACGATTGGTCTTCCTGAGTATGCCGGAACCCCAGAAGATTTTTATGCTTGGGGTGTGATTGAAGCCGAACGGGGAAACTATCAAGCGGCTATTGAACATTATAATCAAGCCCTGAATCTAAAAGCAGATTTTGCTCCCGCCTATTTAGCCCGGGGAATTGCCCAATTTCGCTTAAGTAATCACGGCGGTGCTATCCAAGATGCTGAAGTAGCTAGTCAGCTTTTTACGACTCAAGAAAACCCGGTGGGTTTTCAAGCCTCGCAGAATCTGATTGCTATGGTGGAAATTGCCCAAAATCCCCCCGAAGTTCGCTCCCGCCCTTCGTTTGGGAATGCGCTGGTGGGTATTGGTTCTTTGCTGCTGCGGTTTTTATCGCCGTTTTGA
- a CDS encoding DUF433 domain-containing protein, with protein sequence MNIKELEPQLLALKPTEKAQAIHLLAQSFDNNWKGIEKTPGVCGGTACIANTRIPVWVLVNARRLGISEAQLLQDYSTLSAADLVNAWIYAEVYADEIEIAIRQNEED encoded by the coding sequence ATGAACATCAAAGAATTAGAACCGCAACTGCTTGCTCTAAAGCCTACTGAAAAAGCTCAAGCCATTCACCTCCTAGCCCAAAGTTTCGATAACAATTGGAAGGGAATTGAAAAAACGCCTGGTGTCTGTGGCGGAACAGCCTGCATTGCCAATACTCGCATTCCGGTTTGGGTGTTAGTCAATGCTCGCCGTTTAGGGATTAGTGAAGCTCAACTTCTACAAGACTATTCCACGTTATCGGCTGCTGATTTGGTGAATGCTTGGATTTATGCTGAAGTCTATGCTGATGAGATTGAAATCGCTATTCGACAGAACGAAGAAGATTGA
- a CDS encoding DUF5615 family PIN-like protein yields MTRLYADEQFPRRVVEFLRAFGHDVLTVQEAGKANQKIPDQEVLEFATSENRAVLTLNRNDFFRLHRLSSDHSGIIACKDDLDRERMATRIHQAILQEESLRGKVMRVNRPAQ; encoded by the coding sequence ATGACACGTCTTTATGCTGATGAACAATTTCCCCGACGAGTTGTGGAATTTTTACGCGCTTTTGGTCATGATGTACTTACTGTACAGGAAGCAGGAAAGGCAAATCAAAAAATTCCTGATCAAGAGGTTTTGGAATTTGCTACAAGTGAAAATCGTGCTGTTTTAACCCTAAATCGAAATGATTTCTTTCGACTGCACCGTTTATCTTCTGATCATTCGGGTATTATTGCCTGTAAAGATGACTTAGATAGAGAGAGAATGGCAACCCGAATTCATCAAGCCATTTTACAGGAAGAATCCTTACGGGGAAAAGTGATGCGAGTAAATCGTCCCGCCCAATAA